CTCGGGGGCCATATACCCAAGAGTTCCCACCACATGGGTGGATTGGGGATCGGTGCCATGATCATATAGTTTTGCAAGCCCGAAATCTCCTAGCCTCccatttagttctaaatctaaCAAGATGTTGCTAGCTTTGATGTCCCTGTGAATCACTACTTGTTCCCATCCTTCATGGAGATAATAGAGGCCATATGCAACACCTTTGATCACTCTAAATCTTTGACTCCAATTGAGGGTCACCTTTGGTTGGTTATAGAGGTACTTGTCTAGGCTTCCATTTGGCATGTAGTCATAAACCAACAGCAATTCACCTTTCCGACGGCAGTATCCGAGAAGTGTCACAATGTTCCGATGACGAAGCCGACCAATACTAACAATCTCGGCAATGAACTGTCTCATCCCTTGCCTCGATTCATGAGAAACCCTTTTCACTGCAATCTCAATTTTCGAGGTGGGTAATACTCCTCTATAAACCCTACCAAATCCACCAGCTCCTAGTAGCTCCTGATCTCTGAACCCCTTTGTGGCAACATAGAGATCTGTGTATTTGAACCGATGCGGACTGAAGTCACGCTCCCAATCTTCAAGAACCTCTgcgaattttcttctttttctaatcgCATAAGCCATAGCAAAGACTAGTATTGACAGAAAGAACAAGCATATGAAAGGCAATCCTGTAGTGAGAAGAACGgatttctgcttctttttcatatGGGGTAATCTAGGAAGTTGAGACAAATCAAGCCTATGAGCTTGTCCATTTACCTGAAAGCTCCATCCGAGGATATAATGAGAAGTTGAGAGCGCACCGGTTGAGGAAGAGAACCCAACGTACATGGTCTCCTTGAAGATCGGCGAGAGATTGAAGGACAGAGACAAAAGGGGAGTGTTCGGTTTGTCGACATTGACCGGAGCTAATGTGACCCTGATTTGTTTCTGCACACCATCATAATCCACCCAAACTTGCATTGCTTTACCACTAATCAGACTCAAGTTTCTGAAGCCTGGAATGTTGTTTTCAGTGTATCCAGCAGGGGAAGAATTTAAAGAGACCAGCCCATTGACATCGATCCCGAGATGGTTGTCATCGATATCCTGGACTTCGATGTTTTGAATCGTGTCAAATTCCACCACGAAAATATGGTTCGAGGAATTGCCGTAGTTTGTCATGTTGAAGAGACCAAATAAATAACCAGGCCAATCTCCAGGAAATTCTCTACGAGGAGCTATCACAAAGGTGAACCCGGGCCCAGCCAGAGCTGGATCTTCAGCAATTGTAGCGAAGACGAATGTGGTGGAGAATGAGTGAACAGCGCCATCGGATGAATTCTTGAACATGATGGGGTCTGGGTAGAAGGCATGACTCTTGTCCTGTTGGTTCACACTGGTTAACTTCAGGAGGCCATTGCCAGTGAGTGCAGCTAAACCATCGAGACTCAGATTTGCAGACCAGAAACCATTGTACATGAAATCGCCGGTTTCATGAGTCGGTGTCATGTTTGCCAGGAGAGACACTGCCAGAACAATCACGAATAACATGGCTAGAGGCTGAAGAAATTAGCTGAATACACTACTCTGATGAGATCACTCGGAGTTCTTATAATGATCGAAACGATTTGCACAGCATTGAATTGAAGAATGTCGTGCGATTTCAATTATCCAGTGTCCCAAGTTGTGCACCCCCGACAAAACTTCAACCGATTGGTCACTTCAACCAATTGGTCCAAGTCGTATGATTCCCCGTTTcatcatcaattaaaaattCTTGCGTTAGTTGCCGGTCTCTGTACGCCACTTACGACATTCCAGTGAGTGGCCGAAGTACACCAAGCCATCAACGTGAGTTGATAATGTTTCGTCGTGTTCGGTGGGTCATTGACGAGTCAATAGCCCTTGGCGTACGATGCGAAACTCTGGTCGAGGAAGCGCCACATCATGACGAGAATTGGGAGAGAGCAATCCCCCCGCCCCCAACAAATTTCAGCAGTGTGTTTGATGTCATGCATGACTCTTCTACGGTACTGAGAATGTTAGAACATGGAGCAGAAAAGCCTGATAATTCTATCGCCCTCCCCACCCTTATCATaggtaaccaaaaaaaaaaagaagacaaagtcCGCATCTTTAATGTTTCTTTTAATAAGTATATGGAGTTCTCTATATCataaatgtatatatattatattatattatattatattatattacatCTCTATGATTGATTTCAATCTCAAACTATCACCAAGAAATGCATAAAATGCTATGTGGATTGTTAAGATGTGTTATGATAATATAGTATCAGATAATAGATACCATATGtttatttctaaaaatcgaCTTTGGACGTGTCATCTCTTCACCATTTaactttctttcccaaaatcGACTCTGAATTGTTCCTCCAATatataacaaaatgaaattccGAGGGACTTGTACATGAGCTCTAACCAACATTCGGTTATTAAAGTTTGTAAAAAAATAGACTAGTCAACTTTACGGGTATGTAGTCAAATCGGTTCTATCTGGGAACCGAATTGTAAGATCCGAAGCTTACTACCGAGGGAGGACAACCAAGTGCGGAAGCCATTGAGATGGTtaataaagagaagaagaaacataTGGAAGACGAATTACTTTGCCGATGACACATTCTGAATATAATGTCCGATTGTTTGTATAACTTATTTCACTAAATGAAGTTGGCtagagaaatttggaatgcattggaattcaagtacaaagcgaAGGAGCAGGGtacttgttggagaaaacttttttatttattttgaagttaacaaaacgtttccatcagtttagtttgaagacttgtagactctatgttaaagtctgaagacttctagacttaagatttaaagtctgccctcactgatagtttctAAACCGacgaagaaaatattttttcgatgAAAGAAGATTTATTTAGATACAAGTACATTCTTAAAGATTTTGTTTGTACGGTTGAAGAatatctcatggctggagatagcatctcaagattaactatttttattgaaatcaatttgaatatttagatctgttgattagcaaagtatacttgtaatgttctatttatggaaacctagatcctgattgtattgGTGAGCAGTATTGGTAGGTtgtcatcacattccttaaataattcGATATCTTTcgaattgattctgtccaacgggtagattggaagaactcctttggaagatGCCAATGGTTATGATGGCATGggggagtatataaggaggacgctcaagttatttgagtgtgtgcatgaaagaaaaattccaaagtctgaaattcttagttctttgctgttacaatttgtcgagcttaaactgtactcaaaagagagatcaaattcTTGTGAGACCTTAAGGAAATGTAACAAAGTCTCTACACCATTGAATCAAGGACATGAtactataaaatctcttttggttcttagtggaatccagtcagtgggctgtcagtgcgggacaGTAGATGTAGACTTGGTTTAGATATAaacttgtgtttcaattctctttccctaatctATTTACTTAATTCGCAGTCTTATTTATCAGTTTACAGTCTTTTATATCTTCAATCTACTGTTTTCATATAAGTCGAATTAAGTtattaaatctttaaaaaaaaaaaaacttcttgaggaagagcaataaatatataatcgcaaagtattttgatttcaagtttattgataccAAACCCTTGTTGGAACAAGTTTGTGAATTGCAAATGCtagtaaataaaaattcataacctcaagattgatattccagaagcttttcaagttggagcaattattttgaaattgcctccaagttggaaagaatgtagaaaaaaattgatgcaCAAATTAGGACTTCACCTTGGAGCAAATACGAAAACATCTTTGTATTGAGGAAGAGCCACATTTACGTAATAATTCTGTTTTTTATAATTCCAAGGTGAATGTTGTGAAAAGAAAACGGAAAATCGGCTAGAACTTCAAAGTAAAGAATGAGCATGAATTTAAgagaatacaaaagaaaaaaaatggttgttgttttgtttgtggCAAATAAAGACACTACACCAATGATTACATTCACCATAAGACcatttcaaaggacaagaacattccaACGGTGAAGGCAAATGCAaatttggttgaagaaaattatgtggcCATTATTTCAACCATgtttttgaacataaaaatttctgaaattaatgATATGATGGTTATGGTTTTAAAATCAACTCTACCATTGTCTAATCCGATTGGTGGTTAGATTCTAAAGCAACATTCAATGTGTACAAGAACAAatacatgttcaagcaatttgaagagactgtcgactcaaatgttcaagaggtccCAATGGtgaatgtcacgccccgatcttcaagcgtgtgcccatcccttggtggtcgatgAAATTTGCGATTTCCTAGGATGAGTcgtcgaccctttcattttattgtatATGTAGAAGCGAATAACAAGTCCCTTGACAAtaaccatctcgggatagaaaagtaggacaacagattcaaaaacaaaacatgcttttatatacacACTAAGTCAAGTACAAAAGTCTACAACCAAAAGAGTTCAAAAGACTGACTctcaaaataaactattttATCTAACCTACACTTCAGATCACTTCAGCTTGACTCCGGATCTTCTACCCTACGATCTTGAAAAGTTAAGCTTACGAcgaggtgagatataaatcttagcgagttcacactctaaaccccaattaggaagaTAATACGCCTAgggcgtcctaaccacacaatcatacAACCATCGAGACTTACCTTGTCTTAGATCCTCCCTGCAGGTCaacacaattcatatcacaacCATATGCATATAACCAATttacacatcaattggaacatcTAAATCAATCACTACTCACACAAGCAAGAATTACCGTCACACATTAgtccatcaattcaatcataggGGTCATGATTATAGGGCTAAATTATTATGACACATCTCATtctatgccacacaattttatctcataatccggcgcatcaatttcactcaacatgcgttccaattaattCTTACTACCTGCATGGGCAATTTTATCCGACACACACTGGTTCTCTATCCACTAACACATGCCGGGGATAGGTAATGTCCATCCACTAACACATGCCGGGGATAGGTAATATCCATCAACACACACCAAGGATAGGTAATATCCACCGACACACACCGATGACGGTTTCTCTTAACCAGCATACGATCATTCAATACAGcaaaggacattgtgctttgcactcacatgcctcaattaagataacgactttggcctattttcttcgtgttaaaaatacccgataaaataatcatgtATGGGTACACGGTTAGATTGAACccaaaaaattgatatcttcatttttaaaattccactattttatatagtatataaaaccatttccgtgttaaaacccgacacctaggATTtactaaataaatattaaaatttcccaaattttgaaataaattataaaaaatccaatcagcactcaatttgcacaaatcaacatccaattgaataaattcaccgcaccattgcaatcaacacaaaattctgATCATTCGCTATCCTAGTCTAATTtgcagaaaataattaataattaaataattaccaaaataaattaaataaatacaatttaaataccaaaaatactaacttaggcTGTAATTGCTAAATTAACTGCCTATGGGccgggaaaattcccgaacttgtctagataaatagcacatcCTATCTAGGCCTTAATTActataatctaaccacctaacatgcataattgaataattaaatcactaatataatctaactaaccacctaatccttaattaaattaaactaaacaccccttaaacgtcattagcctactaagtagagtttagtgcataaactcaccgatttaacgcgaaaaccggttcaccATGACGGCGgtgcgacggcggccgaaacccGGGTTTGCGATGACGCCAATGGGGCTTGGACCAGGCTGAAAAAGGCCACAAAGCCCACAGCAAAACTGCTGGGCTTGGTCCAGAATTGAGGAAGCTGATGGTCGGGCCGAGATGCGGGTTGTTGAGCTAAATGACGGGCTGACTTCAATGGGCTAGATTGGCGTGGAGGCAGGTTGACGTCGTGCACGAAACGGTGGAGACAGACAGCTTGTTTTGATGGCTGCTGGGCCCGTGAAATTCGCTGGCGAGAAGAGTTGGCTTTGCTGGCTTCGTGAGTAAAAGACACGGTCAAAAGCTTGGGGGAAATTGCTTCGGTGGAGAGAAAGACACGCAAGGGGGGCTGGCAGGGGATCATGTCGTTGCTGGTGGTCAACAACCAGTTGAAGAAGCAGTTGATTCGGTGGAGACGTTGACCGAGTGAAGAAGTGGACTGGACCGCACGAATTTGTTGGTGGAGGATGAAGGTAGACTGAAGATGGTGGAGCTGCAGGGTGGCGTTGACTGCTGGCAGGATGGGGGAAACGTTGGCAGCTTGGCAGAGGTGGAGGGAAATCGTGGCTGCTTCGGTGGCTTTTACTTCATGCCGCAGCAATTGGGAACAAATGAAAGTGGAGGGCAGCAGGCGGCCTTcgaagggaaggagagagagatcgaCGTGGAGAGGGCAGCTCCAAGGGAAATGAAAGAGACAAAGTGAAGGAGGATGACAGCCGGCCAAACGTGCGAAGGAAGCtaaggaaaaaggggaagaaagtcAAACAACTTATCCATTTAATTAAAGCCTTGTCCCCTAATTATTTCTTGCAATTTATCCCCCAAATAACTCAATTTTGATGCTAATGTTGCAGCCCCCATCCAAGCTccgaatttcttcaattttgggacttcaatttcttctccaatctctcaatttgatgtccaaattTTACTAAGGAAGAAGTCCACACAATTTCTGCAAGTCCCCTTTACCAAATAGCTCGGTTTGGAAGCCAAAAATCCTTTCAACTTgacccatccgaatttccattcttttccgaatcgtctcaattgatttttcataaaaatcccgaactcgacGAAATTTCTCCGAAAGACATGATGATATCCTATAATTGAATCATGATATGCTCAAACGTCCAATTCCCGAAACTTATCACATTTGATTATTGTATTTATGAACTACattaaatagtgagattttctaaaagaagAATATTGTATTTTAGCTAAGgccgaccatgtacccacatACGAGTATCTTTATCGGGAATGATAAGAATGGTGATTTGATTAAATGAGTATTTTCACCATACCATGAGAGTATGGCCGACGGCTTCTAGTgagcattattattattggtaTACTACAACAGTATAGCTGGCAGCTTCTGGCGAACatatataatatactatattagTATTTGAGGTAGTTTCtggcgagcatatatatatatattatcttaGTATATGAGGCGTTTCTGGTGAGCATAAATAATATACTATATGACTATAtttgcggcagcttctggtgagctatataGTATATTATATGAGTATAATTACAACAGCTTCTGGTGAattatactatctatatatcaacTAAAGTGAACATGTCACGCCCGATTCTCAGGCACGCGCACATCTCTTACCTTTAGTAGATTTTGAAAGCGATATCCTAGAACGTATCGCcgaccattttctttttaatatgcacatgcggaagcagttataaatctccagacaataaagcaatgtgataaaaaagtaaggccatatttttcatactgaaattcaCAACTACTCTTTATACAagcacctcatagtatataatgCAATACTATTCACAGGGGTCTGATCTAACATTTATCCACATATAATCAAGGTCTAACAAAACatgatgggatctcagtcctcatttGGGTCGTACTCAGAATCCTCATCatggtcatcttcttctccaaaatcttccttctcatctaGTTCCACATTAGGGTTCTCCTCTTCAGATTCTtcctcctcaggctcctcatcagggtcctgaaatggttattcaataaccattgagaccacgtcttagcaagttctaccccctaagactcgattagtaaactaatacaccttagggttgcttatgcacaacatgagtcagaggacttaccttggcctcaaattcCACCTGTATATTATCACATATCAAATAGGTAttcaagcaatcacatcactgatcgaagcatcgatcaaatcgacccagtcgattacacgccaacaagaccactcacggtcatttccattcgatcaatcaattcacaacatcaaatcaaagcaatgatcaatcgacctagtcgattacatgtcaacgatGACCATTCCCCGACCAATTTagttcaatcaatcaattcgtGACAAACGGATCAAATCATATTGGTGATTCCATCTATACTCGCTAATTAATCTCAATGTTCCAATTCAACATTCCCACTCAAATATAGGCTCAAGGCGCTAGAGGTGACCCCAACACAAAATCTTGTCATCGTGCGGTACTTAGTCCTTACCCACAATTCATAAtagtataaggcgctagagttaactcacacgaagtcttgttatcgtgtagtacttagtccttcaCTACAAAAGCAATAGTATAAGGTGCTAAGGTAACTCACACGAGACGTAGCACTTAACCCTTCACTATGCATATCAATACTacaaggcgctagaggtaattCCCATGCGACTCAGGTCGccatgtaacacttagcccttgactacaataagcaatggtataaggcgctagaggtaaccCACACGAAATCTCGCTATcatgtagtactta
The sequence above is drawn from the Eucalyptus grandis isolate ANBG69807.140 chromosome 11, ASM1654582v1, whole genome shotgun sequence genome and encodes:
- the LOC104426446 gene encoding LOW QUALITY PROTEIN: L-type lectin-domain containing receptor kinase IV.1 (The sequence of the model RefSeq protein was modified relative to this genomic sequence to represent the inferred CDS: inserted 1 base in 1 codon) codes for the protein MLFVIVLAVSLLANMTPTHETGDFMYNGFWSANLSLDGLAALTGNGLLKLTSVNQQDKSHAFYPDPIMFKNSSDGAVHSFSTTFVFATIAEDPALAGPGFTFVIAPRREFPGDWPGYLFGLFNMTNYGNSSNHIFVVEFDTIQNIEVQDIDDNHLGIDVNGLVSLNSSPAGYTENNIPGFRNLSLISGKAMQVWVDYDGVQKQIRVTLAPVNVDKPNTPLLSLSFNLSPIFKETMYVGFSSSTGALSTSHYILGWSFQVNGQAHRLDLSQLPRLPHMKKKQKSVLLTTGLPFICLFFLSILVFAMAYAIRKRRKFAEVLEDWERDFSPHRFKYTDLYVATKGFRDQELLGAGGFGRVYRGVLPTSKIEIAVKRVSHESRQGMRQFIAEIVSIGRLRHRNIVTLLGYCRRKGELLLVYDYMPNGSLDKYLYNQPKVTLNWSQRFRVIKGVAYGLYYLHEGWEQVVIHRDIKASNILLDLELNGRLGDFGLAKLYDHGTDPQSTHVVGTLGYMAPENTRTARATTSTDVYAFGAFLLEVACGRRPIEVQEEEDVILVEWVFSCWDKGDILEARDPNLETDFVAKEVELVLQLGLLCSQSQPTARPCMRQVVQYLEGDLILEELSSLGISXSGLQFAYHERFSKSIMSDPSSSVKAFSQISSVANSPLSGGR